The genomic stretch TTGACCCTCTATCACACTTCGACTATCATATGCAGTGGACGGGCGCGTGCCTCATCCTGGCTCACTTTTTCCGCCAAGAGAGTTGACTCCTGCTGATCCAATAAGGGGTACTTTTCATTagccttgttttctttttctttactcgTTCTCATATTGTACGGTACCGTACAATCCACCATTTCAGGGCTGCGAGATTGCTCAACGTGGTTGTACGATCAGCGCGGCAATATCGGAACAAAGTAAATCTATACCGTACAACGGTTATACGTCAAGAGACAATCCTCTCTTGAAATGTTCAAGATAGCGGTGTAGTGTATTGCTGTATCCGATCGTCTATGCCCTTGAGTCGCATCCCGTGTATGACGCGACGGTTTCGCGGCTGGACAATAATAAGGATCGAGTTGAAGACACGGCTTGTTGGTGCAAGGTCGAAACTATCATCTGACAGCAGACTGGTGAATTGATGAATATCTGATGGCAAAGAAGCAGCAATGGGGGATGCTAGCCATGTTAGAACGAATCAAGAAACTTCAGCCAGCATCTTCCAATGATCTTAGGACGCGCATAAAGGTCGTACAGTATTTCCTGTTTATGCACGGCCTAGTAGATACTTGGCCGTACTTGCCGTGTAGCGAATGGACGAGTCCTCGGCtgccgaagaaaaagcaatgcATGGCATGGGCGTGCCCATGTCACTATTGTTTTCTAAATCTGCACAGATTATTCACAAGCAGTGGAGAAGGTGTaaaggccaaaaaaaaaaaatcaagtaaaaagaaaagaaaaattaaaaaagaaatcctgGGCAGTAGTTTTGTCCCTCGAGACAAATTGCAAAGCAAGGATTCATACCCTTCGATCCCCTCTTTAGCACGAAGGCTAAGAACTAGGGCAGGTACACGGCTGCCCCTCTTTCTTTAATTTGCTTAGCGGCTGAGGAAACCTCTGACTGCAAGACAAGTCCAAGCTGCAGGAAAGGTCCATCCACTCGCATCCAGGCTCAGCGGAAGAGGGGTTTGAAGTTAGCATCACCGTCATAGCGGATTTGAATTATTCGGAGATGGGACTGAGATCGATACGTCTCAACGAAACGGGGCTCGGGAAAGTCTGTCGAGTTACTAGTATAGTTCTTTGGAGACCAATCGGCGATGTGGCGCAGTTCAGTGCTAACATATTGGCAATTATCACTCCTCGTATTCCGTCCATTTCAGTTGTCTCTGTAGGAGACAGTGGGTTTACTCCTCACTTGCTCATCATGAAATAGTCGTATTATAGGACCCAgggatgttgatgaagacGTTTGAGAGCGGGTAGGGGGAGTGAAAAGCAGACAGTCGTAAAGGGAGAAGGATTGTGATGGCCAGGCGAGGAACGGGAGCCAATGAACGTGATCTCATGTGCCCCGCGATGAATAACACTTAACAACAATGTCATCACTGACACTCGATTTTCTGCCAGCAACGTTGCTAATATACACCTATTGCAATCCGCTAATCCATAGATTTACTACCACAATATTACACGCACAGAGAAGGCATCCCTGATGTTCAGTGGAAACAGCAGTTATCCTCCCCACTTCCACAAGAACAGCATCCTGGCGTCGCCTGCATGTTAGGAATTAGCCTGACGTAATATCATTACACAGAATCCCCATTCATATGTCCATCGCTCAGTTGTGACAAGAAGGAATGGTGCTATGACCTTAATCCTTGTCTGCAACCTCTGCCAAAAGGGGATATCGCAGTGACTCGGCTTAACATGCATATGTATCCAACAGCGCTGATGCTTGGTGGAGGCCGACAGAACATATACTGGATTTGGCGCAGAATGGCTAATGAAAAAGCCAAATGTGAAGCATCTGCACATCTCTGCATATAATCGCCCTAAgcggtatgtatgtattggTAATCTTCCCAACAGTGGCCGCAAATAAGGTGCCATGTCAGACACATTTCTAATGCACGACAGTCTCTTTTCGATACTAGGTTCGTGTCAGATTTCTGAGAGCTCCTCGGCCTTGATGTCACTCAGAAAATAGTATGGAATGGGATGTTTTTCGCCTGACGTATTCGACCAACCTCAGGTCATTAGTTTCTCTTGATATATAGCATAGCACGCCCAATATAACAAGGACAGACGTTCTCATGACATGGAAATACTTGACACGGTGAACAGCTACCCCGAGgataaatattatagatgTATGGCAAACTCGGAGAGATTGCAAGCCATTCCTTTCTCGGGCGACAACTCCGATCCAGCAAACAATGGATGGCTAATGAGAAGGCAGAGACGAACAAGGTATATGCGGAAGGGGTAAAATTATAATAGAGGTAGGCGGATGGAAACAATACGAATGATTGGCAGGCAATCTCGCCCAGTCACCGCAAAGATTCTTGAGagcaaagaggaagggaaaTGAACTTTGTTTTTACCCTTTTgatctattttattttattgtTTTCTGTTTGCTACCCTGAATTCGTCCCTTCATGTTTCACTCATGATCTGGGAGGAGAGTGCTGGCTTCGCCAGCCGCTAGAAGATCGAAACTCTCTTCGCTGGTTGCTGTCGTTGGGCTCATCCCCTCTGACGAACCATCatactttttctcttgcgTCAACAAGAGATTTACACGGTTCCCTGAATCACCCCGCTGCTGCTTATCTCCGATCCACTCCATGCCGTCGCCAGCCCCACGAAAGTTTGCCATCCGACGGGACTTTTCGCGTTCTAGGAGCGGGAGAATCCTCGTCTCGGTGGACATTGTTTCATCATTCTCGCCACCTGGTAAGGCGAGGTTACGACGATGCCATTCGCCGAGGAACATGCCATCGGGGTCAACCTCTTGACGCACTTTTAACCATTCATCCATGTTCTTCCCATATAGCCCCTGCAGCTCGTGGCGTCCTGTGACTTTGAAGTTCTTGGCCCAGTGTGGTTTCGCGCCCATTTCACGCATTAGCCACTCAAACGCCTCATAGTACCTGTCCTTACAGGGGGGGTCCCGGAGATAGGGTCGATATAGAGTTGCATTGAGATATAATGTTGGGCCGTCGTGATGACTAGGGTCAAGGAAAGGCCGAGGATTCTTGTTATGTGTTGAATCCGTAACCCTGACTTCAATGGGGCAATGCACCCACAATCCTTCAACAGGGAATGGAATACGCGCCGTCTCGGTGTCTCCATTTAACCAAGCCGACAAGCGTATGATAGCCTCTGGGCCTTTCTCCAGGGGTAGCGCCCACTCATTGACGAATTGCGAGTAAAGACAGTTCAACAAGAGTCCAGCGCGAGCGGGTTCGACAGCTTCTGTAACCTTCGCCTCCGATCTAAACCCATATTGCAGACCAAAGACGAACCATTCAACCCATGGGAGAATACGAGGGAAATAATTAGCAAGCGCCAATAAGTTATGATAAATGTGATATCCGATCGTCTCTCCATAGAACGTCGCCGGTGGCGCGCGAAGGGGTAGATCCGTTTTGTCCGCCTGCCAGACAATAGCAGACTTCTCATATGGCATCCACCAGACGCGAACAAACTCGTGAGAGGTCCACAGGCCGGTTGACCACTCAGCTAGGACACTTGATAGTGCACGTCGAGTCTGTCGCCACGCGACCTTGAAGGATGCCTCCGCCTTGAAAGTAACCTCGACGATAATACCCAGCGCCCCAAGAGAAATAAGAGCAGCCCGAAAAAGCGATGGGTTATTGGTTGCGCTGCAGCGCACCAATTGCCCGTTGGCCAGTACCAACTTAAGCGATGTAATGCATTCAGAAATCAATCCATGCCTCAGAGAACTTCCATGTGTACCTGTCGAGATCAAACCCGCGATAGACTGCTCATCAATACTCCCCAGATTGGACAGAGCCAATCCATGATTTTCCAGATGTTTCCCCAAGTCTTTTAGCCGAATGCCCGCCTCGACAGTCACATCACCAGCCTCAGGTGAGATATCCAGCACGCGGTTAAATTTATCTAGGTTAACTAGCCACGATGAAGTACACGTCAAGTCGGAAGGTGAATGTCCACTACCAACGGTAACCAAGCGACGACGACACCGACGAGCTAGAGTCACTAGTTTCTGAATCTCTTCAATCGACTGCGGTTGTATATACAACTCCGGCCGCGAGAAGAACGTCCTAGCCCATGTATGATGGATATGTTCGGTTGATGCGCGGAAGGGCACTGCGGGATCAAGCCGGGAGAGCTCGCGATGAATCGAGGAGTCTAGTGTCTCCATGTTGGAATATGACGTATGACGTAATAGTTCATATAATTCAGTCAAGACATATTGTGGTCAAGATGAGCCGAAGGAAAGGGCTGAATGTCTCCCACAGGCGTTGTCTGTATTAGATGCGCCTCTTGCAGAAacgaaaaaaataataaactAAGTGATGATGGAACGGTGACGGTTTATGACGAATCGGAGTGGGCCGGCTGGAGTCGGGCCGGGAGATTTCGACCTCGGACCATACTGGAATCTGATAATGATACGGAATATGTACCTGATAGTAGCGATAAGCCCATCTCCTGCACAAGCATGTGTGGCATGCAGCAACCTTAACTATATATAACTTGTGCATAGTTCGAAAACAACTACTGTACCATTTTTTTTACTACATACTTAGCTATAGAATAGTCAAAAAGGTTCCAAGCCACTAGACGTTGAGTCGCGTTATTGCATTGTTCTATTTATCTCCGATTGTTTTGTATGCACGGAAATAGTAAAACAAGTTGGGTAGTCAATAGAACATACTAATCATGCATTTCTGCCTAAGTGCAGGTGGGTGCGACCGTGCGATGGCCATCTAAATACGTAACTAGAGCCATAAAATATCATAtatcagaagagaaaaccgGATATGCAGAATAATCACCACTATGTACCTGATGTGGCTCCCTAACTCCCGACAACGTACAGGCAATTGCCCGAATTCACCCCGCCCTAGGCTCCTTGGATTATGCTCCTCATGCCCACCTTCCGTTCTATCCATTGGCCGGTTGACAACAGTCTCTGTACAGACACCAGTATATGCACAATCCAGATGCAAATATCTAtagacagaaaaaaagaaatttaaACAAGAAATAAACCGAGACTAAAACAACGATTATTTAGGAGCGAATGGCTTCGATGGCTGCGTTCAAGGGAAAGACCTGTGGGGGCATCCGCAAGGTGGGCTGCTCCCACTTGCGGAATGCTGTACAGCACCTACCCGGAACGCCGCCAAGCGACACAAAACTTTTAGGAATGAATGGCCGGTCTTGGAGCGAAGCAGCTAAAATGCCATATTCATGTGCGAATACCACGGCCGATACGAAATCTGCCGGTCGGTTGGACGCTTGTGCACCGACAATGCTAGAGAGTATGGTTAGCCAAAGGAGTTCAGCCTGAACGTATCGCGTTGACGAAGATACATACACATAGATCTCGAAGAAGGTATCTAAGACATAAATACCAttggtcttgatgtcctTCTGGCAGAAAGGCTCGATCTCTTGGACAGTGTCGTTCGGTCGGATTACTGGGGATGCGGAACCTGGCCGGCGCAGCCAGAACCCTGTTGGCCGCTGCTGGCCGAGCTCATGGTCAATACGAAGTAGTCTTGGGCGATAACATGCATGGTTAGGCTTTAAACGCCAATAATCTGGGCGCATGTAATCCTCAGATTCCCCATACTGTGGGAAACACTCAAAGAAGctctctggttcttcttcttcagcaaccTCTTCGAACTCGCCGGTCAAGCCAAGGTCCATGCCAATCAACCGAGCGGCTCCGACCTCTTCAGCTGCactgccttttcccttccacaAATATACCTTGCCAAACATGGCAGATATTACGAACGGATAGCCGGGGCACAGGCTCTGGCGGGAGAAATTCACTTCGTCAAAGACCATTTGGCCTAGATGCTTTCTGCCGCAAAGCATGAAGAAGGCAGAGGAGCTGGAACGAGAACTGAGACCCCTACGGGTTATGAGAATTCCGCCGAGGGCTTGTATAAAACGCGCtgtctcttttccttgcttAATGACTTCCAATTTGCAGCCATTCTCCTTGGCCACCTTCTTCGAAAAAGACTGCGCGTCGTCTATTGCTGCATCGggaacatcatcaccacaccAAAGATGAGTCTCTGACCGTGCACCACCGTCAGCTTCGAATAGATGCACACAGAGATACATGCTGCCTTCGTAGAGGATGTACTCTTGATTGACTGGGagatcttgtttctttccatcaCCTGTTATCTCCCACATCTGCTTCCTCAGGGTCCtgatcttctggttctcATTCTTACTCGTCAGCATTAGCTGAGCATCAATATTCACGGAATCCCTTGGATTGGGGAATGTcatgaagaagccagaaatAGCTTCAAGAGACTCGTCGGCCTGGGGCACCAATGATGCTgaagatcttcgagaagagaCTTGGTCCAAAGAGGGGCTGGATTTaggaggaacaggaggaGATGGTAAAGACTTGTCCCTGGGTGAAGACGGTGACATACCCGGGGCGGTCCTTCGATAAGCAGTCGGAGAAGGATATatttggttttgtttgaAGCTAGACCTCAatggagacggagacggagaagaaaaatggatTGGCGAGCTTCTGGATTGCCTAAACTCGGGGGTGGGTGTGGATGGGGCTGCTTTTGGCGGAGGAACCGGTTTGAATGAATCGCGTCGGTGTTCCACATCCCCATGGGCTTCCTCAAATTTCTGCGTGAGTTTCTCGAATTCTGTGGCTGGCTTAGACTGAATTGCACCAAAGTTCTGCTTGGAGTCTCTCTCGGCCATATGAGGAATATTCCTCTTAAACTCAATAGGCTTGCCTAtggttgatggagaaggttgagCTAGGCCTGTTTCCGAAGCAGCAGGCGCGGGAATATCACCATCAGGGAGCGGCCAGCCGCTAGAATTACCTACGGGGCTTTGAGTAGGTGATGGACTTGTCCCAGGTTCCTTGATATCAGGTGAAGCTGCGGTTGCCTGTGattcagtttctttttctagCACAAGGCCCGTAGAGGAAACGTCTGATCTCATGATAGATGGAGACAGCAGACTCTTCGGGGAATCTGCCTTCTCACTTTCCAAGGACCCAATGGGTTCATGCCCCTCAATCTCCGAGGGTGGTGGAATCTGCTCAACAACGGTATCTTCCTTAGAAACGGGATTCATAGTCTCGGACTCTCTGGTGTCAGGTGACATTGTTA from Aspergillus oryzae RIB40 DNA, chromosome 1 encodes the following:
- a CDS encoding D-arabinono-1,4-lactone oxidase (D-arabinono-1, 4-lactone oxidase), which encodes METLDSSIHRELSRLDPAVPFRASTEHIHHTWARTFFSRPELYIQPQSIEEIQKLVTLARRCRRRLVTVGSGHSPSDLTCTSSWLVNLDKFNRVLDISPEAGDVTVEAGIRLKDLGKHLENHGLALSNLGSIDEQSIAGLISTGTHGSSLRHGLISECITSLKLVLANGQLVRCSATNNPSLFRAALISLGALGIIVEVTFKAEASFKVAWRQTRRALSSVLAEWSTGLWTSHEFVRVWWMPYEKSAIVWQADKTDLPLRAPPATFYGETIGYHIYHNLLALANYFPRILPWVEWFVFGLQYGFRSEAKVTEAVEPARAGLLLNCLYSQFVNEWALPLEKGPEAIIRLSAWLNGDTETARIPFPVEGLWVHCPIEVRVTDSTHNKNPRPFLDPSHHDGPTLYLNATLYRPYLRDPPCKDRYYEAFEWLMREMGAKPHWAKNFKVTGRHELQGLYGKNMDEWLKVRQEVDPDGMFLGEWHRRNLALPGGENDETMSTETRILPLLEREKSRRMANFRGAGDGMEWIGDKQQRGDSGNRVNLLLTQEKKYDGSSEGMSPTTATSEESFDLLAAGEASTLLPDHE